Part of the Tenebrio molitor chromosome 4, icTenMoli1.1, whole genome shotgun sequence genome, GGCGTAATTAAAACTGTTATGGTTTAAAACGAATAATTAAGCTCTAAGTACAGGAAGTCcgtattatttattgttagaATAAGGATTCTTTTTGTATTGTTCATTACCAATAAATCTGCATTAATATATCTCGGTGTACCGATTAAAAAGGGGCACATTGAAAGGAATGATCTTTGGCTTCTGGTACGACTATGACTCTTACGCGTTACTTCAACTTTTTCCCCACGCCTTTTCTTTCGTTCACGTCAATAATCGCCAGGTTTTTGGAGGCTACAATCAAATGCAATATTGAAATAGCCGACTTTACGAGGGCTATGGGAGTGGACAAGTAAAGAATAATCCGGAACAGAGACAATCCAACTGGAAATCAAGTTAAATTAAGATTGATTAGATCAGTGGGTGGACATTACTTATGATTGGTCCTTCAGTGAAGTGCAGGACATACAAAGCTGCATAGAAGGCTTCATTCCCGGCACACATCCAAAACAGGACTGTTCTGTTAGTGTAGTACAAATTCATGATGGGATTTTCTGACATGTCTATGAACTTGTGACTGGCTTTCCCTTGCAAAATTGATCTAAACAGTAAGCATGATTATCTGATTTCCCATTTGCGCTCTACTCACGTGTGGAGGTAGATCCAATGACAAGCAATGTCAATGCACACGGACAGTATGAACCAGAACATGTAGTCTGGGTAGAAATGCGCCAAAACAACGCACAAACCCATAGTGCCGCACCTGTCAGTCAGCTGGTCCAACATGGCCCCAAACTTGGTGCTTTGATCGAAGTACCTGCACAGCTCGCGTGATATTCAATCTGATCATTAcagaataaaattacctcGCGGCGTGCCCGTCGAAGGCGTCCAAGAGAGCTGAAGTCACGTAACAAATCACAGCTGCCACATAATTTGTTGGCATGTAGTAAAACGAGATCAGGGCCAAAACAACCCTCGCGTACCCTAAAACATGAGCGTGGTGATCGAGTTTGGTTGGGGGTGCAGACTTACCTATTATGTTTGGCacaaagataaaaatattctCGCCGGTCATTTTGCACTGTTTGCGGCGAAAAATGCGGTTTTGGTGAGTTGCGGCGTATTGCACGATCGGGAATTGACAAGCTTACATTGATTAGTGCGGCTGGTACACATGCGTAGTGTTGGTTGCCTAACTTCACTataattattcttttttttatggaGTTGGGtttattatttcaaaagtttcATCGATTTCTGATAATTTGCGCAACTAAGGCCCACGGGATTGCTTAAACGCATTGCTGGTTTTCAGAGTTGCGTTGTCGCACTTTTTCGGTGGGAAATAACGGGTTGATTTGCATTTTCCGGCTCATTTAGTCACCAAATGAGGTGTcaagtgatttatttttgtggcACAGGTCTCGTGTTGATGGGTTGGGAGTCGTGAGTTGGAGAGAGTTTCGGTTTGGATGGGTTTGCGTGTTGGTGATTTTTTGGGTTGTTCTTTGTGCGGTGGGCAAAGCACCCCTCGACCAGCCTATAGGTAAACCCTGACCTGACGTCAGTTGTTCGTGAAGTTAGGAGCGGTGCGGCGCGTGCGCACAGTCAAGGtcgtttgaaaatttttggcaggttatctCGTTAGTCGCGTAAAAATCGTTAATCTCTCCTATTATCGAGCCTCGATCGAATCCGGGCGATAATCGGTTACCTAATCGTGGGGTCGCGCTACCGGAAAGACCGGAATCGCGCCCCGTTCCGGGCGAATCGCGCGGTGTTGTGTCACGTGACGTCTTCGCTTGTCATTTTCGCGAAATGTGTTGTAATGGCCGTCGATGAAAATGTGGAACAGTTCGCGTGAGAACGACGTCGCGACGCCCACAAACGCCACCAGAACGACATAGAAGCGTCGGCAGAGCCGTGAGCGAGGACCCTAGGAAAAATCGTACAGATGTGACAGACAGTTCGATGCTGGATCGCGATGTGTCCGTTGCCGTGAACGAGCGGTCGACCGTCGCTACGTCCCGTGCCTGCGGAATGGCCCCCTCGCCAGAGAACGACTCCGCTCCGAAGGCCCCCGACAAGCCGAGGCACGACAAGTGCGCCGCCCCCAAGGAGAAAAACAAAGACGACAAGGTGAGTGTGCGCCCCGCGGGGCCCCCATTTCGGGAAAAAATCGATATTTTGGCCGAATTTCCTCCATTGGTCGCGTTGACAAATGGCTGACCGTCGGCGATGACGTGCGTGAAGTCGCCGTGAAAAGCGCCCCCAGCCGCCGCTTTCGCCCCCCGAGCGCCCGGCGGCCGCCGACGGCCCCACCGGCGTCTCGTCCGCGCCCTCGCGGCCCCCACGCCGACCCGCGCCCCCACCGACCGCTCGCACGACTTTTGACAGGTGACGTAGCAATTTTGGGCGTAAGCA contains:
- the Pis gene encoding CDP-diacylglycerol--inositol 3-phosphatidyltransferase; amino-acid sequence: MTGENIFIFVPNIIGYARVVLALISFYYMPTNYVAAVICYVTSALLDAFDGHAARYFDQSTKFGAMLDQLTDRCGTMGLCVVLAHFYPDYMFWFILSVCIDIACHWIYLHTSILQGKASHKFIDMSENPIMNLYYTNRTVLFWMCAGNEAFYAALYVLHFTEGPIIIGLSLFRIILYLSTPIALVKSAISILHLIVASKNLAIIDVNERKGVGKKLK